A genomic stretch from Corynebacterium faecale includes:
- a CDS encoding CoA transferase subunit A, with amino-acid sequence MINKTLSSTAEAVADIPDGASIAVGGFGLVGIPTLLINALRDQGAGELTIISNNCGTDGQGLGLLLEDGKIIKTVGSYIGSNKEYARRYLEGELTVEFTPQGTLAERMRAGGAGIPGFYTTAGVGTQVAEGGLPQRYNTDGSVAVYSKPKETREFNGQLYVLEEGIRADFALVHAHKADRFGNLVFRKTARNFNPDAAMSGKITIAQVEHLVDELDPDEVHLPGIYVNRVVHVGPQETGIENRTVSN; translated from the coding sequence ATGATAAACAAGACCCTTTCATCCACTGCTGAAGCTGTGGCCGATATCCCGGACGGTGCTTCCATCGCCGTCGGAGGGTTCGGCCTCGTAGGAATTCCGACGCTGTTGATCAACGCGCTGCGTGATCAGGGTGCCGGCGAGCTGACGATCATCTCCAATAACTGTGGCACCGACGGCCAGGGCCTCGGGCTGCTTCTGGAGGACGGCAAGATCATCAAGACGGTCGGCTCCTACATCGGCTCCAATAAGGAATACGCACGCCGTTACCTGGAGGGCGAGCTCACCGTGGAGTTCACCCCACAGGGAACCCTCGCAGAGCGCATGCGCGCCGGTGGCGCAGGCATCCCCGGGTTCTACACCACCGCCGGTGTGGGAACCCAGGTTGCTGAAGGTGGCCTGCCACAGCGTTACAACACCGACGGTTCCGTGGCTGTGTATTCCAAGCCCAAGGAAACCCGTGAATTTAACGGCCAGCTCTACGTACTGGAAGAGGGCATCCGCGCAGACTTCGCCCTGGTTCACGCGCATAAGGCAGACCGTTTCGGCAACCTGGTCTTCCGTAAGACCGCCCGCAACTTCAACCCAGATGCCGCAATGAGCGGCAAGATCACCATCGCCCAGGTCGAGCACCTGGTTGATGAGCTTGACCCAGACGAGGTGCACCTTCCAGGCATCTACGTCAACCGTGTGGTCCATGTCGGCCCACAGGAAACCGGAATCGAAAATAGGACGGTGTCTAACTAA
- a CDS encoding IclR family transcriptional regulator domain-containing protein: MLQTSPDFVQSFARGLSVIRSFSADSPSQSLSEVATATGLSRATARRFLHTLVDLGYAVTNGSQFQLTPRVLELGTSYLSALTLPAIAQPRLEALSREVGESSSMSVLDGTDIIYVSRVPVRRIMTVSITLGTRFPAYATSMGRILLAALAPEELEALLIKTPPVQLTARALPPQAVRSEIEAARQRGWSLVDQELEPGLRSLAAPVTDASGRVVAAINISTQSASNSIEDVRREFLPHIIETARAISTDLSATI, from the coding sequence ATGCTACAAACCTCTCCGGACTTCGTGCAGTCCTTCGCCAGGGGACTATCCGTGATCCGTAGTTTCAGCGCAGACTCCCCGTCTCAGTCCCTGTCGGAGGTCGCCACCGCCACTGGCCTGTCACGTGCCACAGCGCGCCGGTTTCTCCACACACTGGTGGATCTCGGATACGCGGTGACCAACGGCTCGCAGTTCCAACTCACCCCCAGGGTGCTGGAACTGGGCACCAGCTATCTCTCCGCATTGACCCTGCCCGCGATCGCACAGCCACGCCTGGAGGCTCTGTCCCGTGAGGTCGGCGAATCCAGTTCGATGTCGGTGCTCGACGGCACGGACATCATCTATGTCTCCCGTGTCCCGGTCCGCCGGATCATGACGGTCTCCATCACGCTGGGCACCCGCTTCCCCGCATACGCCACCTCCATGGGACGCATCCTGCTGGCCGCGCTGGCTCCCGAGGAGCTGGAAGCCCTGCTCATCAAAACCCCGCCGGTACAGCTCACCGCCCGCGCACTCCCACCGCAGGCGGTACGTTCGGAGATCGAGGCCGCCCGCCAGCGTGGATGGTCGTTGGTTGACCAGGAGCTCGAGCCGGGACTGCGTTCCCTGGCGGCTCCGGTCACCGATGCCAGCGGCCGTGTGGTGGCGGCGATCAACATCTCCACGCAGTCGGCCTCCAACTCCATCGAGGATGTCCGTCGGGAGTTCCTGCCCCACATCATTGAGACCGCGCGGGCCATCTCCACCGATCTCTCAGCAACCATCTAG
- a CDS encoding acetyl-CoA C-acetyltransferase, whose product MNPQDIVICSPLRTPVGRYGGAFTSVPVQDLATAVVNAIVDKTGLTGDQVDDLILGQGSPNGSAPALGRVVALDSKLGQNVPGMQLDRRCGSGLQAIVTAAAHISAGAADVIIAGGAESMSRTEYTVSGDIRWGVKGGDMQLRDRLAEARETAGGRDHPIPGGMIETAENLRREYNIPRETQDQMAAASQQRAGAAHDNGHFADEIVPITIPVRKGDPIVVDRDEHPRPETTVEKLSSLRAVMGRQDDQATVTAGNASGQNDGAAAVVVTTRAKAEELGLTPVIRLAGWALAAVPPETMGIGPVPATKKVLDRLELTLDDIGSIELNEAFAAQALSVLSEWDISWDDERLNPLGSGISLGHPVGATGARMVVTLAHRMQREDTRYGLATMCIGGGQGLAAIFEKEN is encoded by the coding sequence ATGAACCCTCAAGATATTGTCATCTGCTCCCCACTGCGCACCCCTGTCGGCCGTTATGGTGGCGCCTTCACCAGTGTTCCGGTTCAGGATCTGGCCACCGCGGTGGTCAACGCGATCGTGGACAAAACCGGTCTGACCGGTGATCAGGTGGATGACCTGATCCTGGGCCAGGGCTCGCCGAATGGTTCCGCACCGGCACTGGGCCGTGTCGTGGCACTGGATTCCAAGCTCGGGCAGAACGTTCCCGGCATGCAGCTGGACCGCCGGTGCGGTTCCGGCCTGCAGGCGATCGTCACCGCCGCAGCACACATCTCCGCCGGCGCAGCCGATGTGATCATCGCCGGCGGCGCAGAATCCATGAGCCGCACCGAGTACACCGTCTCCGGTGATATCCGCTGGGGTGTCAAGGGCGGGGACATGCAGCTGCGTGACCGTCTGGCGGAAGCCCGTGAAACCGCAGGTGGCCGCGACCACCCGATCCCGGGTGGCATGATCGAGACCGCTGAGAACCTCCGCCGCGAGTACAACATCCCACGCGAGACCCAGGACCAGATGGCCGCAGCATCCCAGCAGCGTGCCGGTGCCGCCCATGACAATGGACACTTCGCGGATGAGATCGTTCCCATCACCATTCCGGTGCGCAAGGGTGATCCGATCGTGGTGGACAGGGATGAGCACCCACGCCCTGAAACAACCGTCGAGAAGCTCTCTTCCCTGCGCGCCGTCATGGGGCGCCAGGATGACCAGGCCACCGTCACCGCCGGCAACGCCTCCGGTCAGAATGACGGCGCTGCAGCCGTCGTGGTGACCACCCGCGCCAAGGCTGAGGAGCTCGGCCTCACCCCCGTCATCCGTCTGGCCGGCTGGGCTCTGGCGGCTGTGCCACCGGAGACCATGGGCATCGGCCCGGTTCCTGCCACCAAGAAGGTGCTGGACCGCCTGGAGCTGACCCTGGATGATATCGGCTCCATCGAACTCAATGAGGCTTTCGCCGCGCAGGCACTTTCGGTGCTGAGCGAGTGGGACATCTCCTGGGATGATGAGCGCCTCAACCCACTGGGTTCCGGCATCTCGCTCGGCCACCCGGTGGGTGCCACCGGTGCCCGCATGGTGGTCACCCTCGCCCACCGCATGCAGCGCGAGGACACCCGTTATGGCCTGGCCACCATGTGCATCGGCGGCGGCCAGGGCCTGGCAGCAATCTTTGAGAAGGAGAACTAA
- the pcaD gene encoding 3-oxoadipate enol-lactonase, giving the protein MPILHHVAYGEDNKKTLVFIGSLGSTTDMWLPQLDTLHRDFHVIAVDHRGHGSSPLVKDTPTVADLATDVLETLDSLGVEDFGVIGLSLGGAVAQYLAATSPRVTAAAFLCTAAKFGEPQGWYDRAAATRENGTASLAAAVIERWFSPTWLEANPASREHYEHMVVDTPAEGYAQACEALATWDFTDRLAEITVPVLTIAGADDPSTPPEILQIIADGVSGPATAEVLSPGAHVPTIERPEEVSALLAQHFK; this is encoded by the coding sequence ATGCCTATTCTGCACCATGTCGCCTACGGCGAAGACAACAAGAAGACCCTCGTGTTCATCGGATCCCTCGGTTCCACCACCGACATGTGGTTGCCGCAGTTGGACACCCTGCACCGTGATTTCCACGTCATCGCAGTGGACCACCGCGGACACGGCAGCTCCCCGCTGGTGAAGGACACCCCAACCGTGGCTGATCTGGCCACCGATGTGCTGGAGACCCTGGACTCACTCGGTGTGGAGGACTTCGGCGTGATCGGTCTCTCCCTGGGTGGTGCGGTGGCGCAGTACCTGGCCGCCACCTCCCCACGTGTGACCGCCGCTGCCTTCCTGTGCACCGCCGCAAAGTTCGGTGAGCCACAGGGTTGGTATGACCGCGCCGCCGCCACCCGTGAGAACGGCACCGCCTCCCTGGCAGCCGCCGTCATCGAGCGCTGGTTCTCCCCCACCTGGCTCGAGGCCAACCCGGCTTCCCGCGAGCACTATGAGCACATGGTCGTGGACACCCCCGCCGAGGGTTATGCCCAGGCATGTGAGGCTCTGGCCACCTGGGACTTCACCGATCGCCTGGCTGAGATCACCGTGCCGGTACTCACCATCGCCGGTGCGGATGATCCCTCCACCCCACCGGAGATCCTCCAGATCATCGCCGATGGTGTCTCCGGTCCCGCCACCGCCGAGGTGCTCTCCCCCGGCGCGCACGTGCCCACCATTGAACGCCCAGAGGAAGTAAGCGCACTGCTCGCGCAGCACTTCAAGTAA